In a genomic window of Petrotoga sibirica DSM 13575:
- a CDS encoding methylated-DNA--[protein]-cysteine S-methyltransferase, producing MKAVLGTPIGSVIIYVTNDKITKIRLTLGRQVSGQNNKDFPSLDGWGAWRRGANKNENYYNSKTKKHFDIIYAYLFGDLQKIPKEIFDFPGETAFAKKVYETLYNTKKGSVITYQELASKAGNPKSYRAVGNLMKNNPLPIIIPCHRVIKSDGSIGKFSPSIKWKKYLLDLER from the coding sequence ATGAAAGCCGTGTTAGGAACACCTATCGGTAGTGTGATAATCTATGTCACAAATGACAAAATAACTAAAATAAGGTTAACCTTGGGGAGACAGGTCTCAGGGCAAAATAACAAAGATTTTCCTTCCTTAGACGGGTGGGGAGCGTGGCGAAGGGGCGCTAATAAAAATGAGAATTATTACAACTCAAAAACAAAGAAACATTTTGATATAATATATGCATATCTATTTGGAGATCTTCAAAAAATTCCCAAAGAAATATTTGACTTCCCAGGTGAAACAGCTTTTGCAAAAAAGGTCTATGAAACGTTGTACAACACAAAAAAGGGAAGCGTGATTACCTACCAAGAATTGGCATCGAAGGCAGGAAATCCAAAATCGTACAGAGCGGTGGGAAATCTTATGAAAAACAACCCCCTGCCCATTATTATCCCATGCCATAGGGTAATAAAAAGCGACGGTAGTATAGGAAAGTTTAGTCCAAGTATCAAGTGGAAAAAATATCTACTAGATTTAGAAAGATGA
- a CDS encoding ABC transporter ATP-binding protein — MNVIEVNDLLKRYPQRTSKEMLTAVDKISFHVKEGEIFALLGPNGAGKTTTIKSICGLLVFDEGKIKIKDYDLKTERSKALKQISVVLEGSRNLYHRLTPIENIQYFVGIRGKKISKNEALDILDFLGIKEKANEVVYTLSRGMQQKTALAVCLAADTDVLLLDEPTLGLDVISNVEFRRLLTNVKEKGKSILLSTHDMALVEEIADRVAIINNGKIVVCEDKKKLMDIFSATGYKIKVRSEDTLERELDKIGITQITKESNIYDLTVDFKTSSELYEVIDFFKSRNVEIVSIEKQMVNFEKIFISYTNGDRGRQN; from the coding sequence ATGAACGTTATTGAAGTTAATGATTTACTAAAAAGATACCCACAAAGAACTTCAAAAGAAATGCTTACAGCAGTAGATAAGATTTCATTTCACGTAAAAGAAGGAGAGATCTTCGCACTCCTTGGCCCAAATGGTGCAGGAAAAACAACTACCATCAAAAGTATATGTGGCCTTCTTGTTTTCGATGAAGGAAAGATAAAAATAAAAGATTATGATTTGAAAACAGAAAGGTCTAAAGCGCTTAAACAGATAAGTGTAGTTTTGGAAGGGAGTAGGAACCTTTATCACAGGTTAACCCCAATTGAAAATATACAGTATTTTGTTGGAATCAGGGGGAAAAAGATATCAAAAAATGAAGCCTTAGATATTTTAGATTTTTTGGGAATTAAAGAAAAAGCCAACGAAGTGGTTTATACGCTTTCAAGGGGAATGCAGCAAAAAACAGCCCTTGCTGTTTGTTTAGCAGCGGATACTGATGTTCTCCTATTGGATGAACCTACTCTTGGGCTCGACGTAATTTCCAATGTAGAATTTAGAAGATTGTTAACAAACGTGAAAGAAAAAGGAAAGAGCATTCTGCTTTCTACTCATGATATGGCATTAGTTGAAGAAATAGCAGATAGAGTTGCGATAATAAACAATGGGAAAATAGTTGTGTGTGAAGATAAGAAAAAGCTAATGGATATATTTAGTGCAACAGGCTACAAGATAAAAGTAAGATCAGAAGATACCTTAGAGAGAGAACTTGATAAAATTGGTATTACACAAATAACAAAGGAGAGTAACATTTACGATCTAACGGTAGATTTCAAAACATCTTCAGAATTATATGAGGTTATTGATTTTTTCAAATCACGAAATGTAGAAATAGTAAGCATAGAAAAACAAATGGTTAATTTCGAAAAGATATTCATTTCATATACTAATGGGGATAGGGGAAGACAAAACTAA
- a CDS encoding ABC transporter permease, which translates to MVNAFVANFKKNFIEMRRYFFDTVSSFIILFIIFYLIFFGYMVASGPNFGDTIDGIIVSYFMWIMFLASFQGVSDWISQEAERGTLEQLFMSPVRFEFQMIFHVISDFCINVLMIVPLMYLAAFTTGRTLNFDLFTLLYLIILGSISAVGVGLILGGMALIFKKISSFIQICTFAFLAILMFEVDALWFELLPMVKATGMMRSMAVTGTKFYQFPIQDHVILWITAALFLLVGIAIFRGFEKRAMVKGTLGQY; encoded by the coding sequence ATGGTAAATGCTTTTGTTGCAAATTTCAAGAAAAATTTTATTGAAATGAGGAGGTATTTTTTTGACACAGTTTCTTCATTCATAATACTTTTCATCATCTTCTATCTTATATTTTTTGGGTATATGGTAGCAAGTGGACCTAATTTCGGAGATACAATTGATGGAATCATTGTGAGTTATTTCATGTGGATAATGTTTTTAGCTTCGTTCCAAGGTGTCTCAGACTGGATAAGTCAAGAGGCAGAAAGAGGAACTTTGGAACAACTGTTTATGTCTCCTGTAAGATTTGAGTTTCAAATGATTTTTCATGTGATAAGTGATTTTTGTATAAACGTTCTAATGATAGTGCCTTTAATGTATTTAGCAGCTTTTACAACAGGAAGAACTTTGAATTTCGACCTTTTTACTCTCCTCTATTTAATTATTCTTGGTTCTATTAGCGCGGTTGGTGTTGGTTTAATTCTGGGAGGAATGGCTTTGATATTTAAAAAGATTTCTTCATTCATTCAAATATGTACTTTTGCTTTCCTGGCAATTTTGATGTTTGAAGTTGATGCACTTTGGTTTGAACTTTTGCCAATGGTAAAAGCAACAGGGATGATGAGAAGTATGGCGGTTACAGGAACAAAGTTTTATCAGTTCCCGATTCAAGACCATGTTATTTTGTGGATAACTGCAGCTTTATTTCTTTTGGTTGGAATAGCAATATTCAGAGGTTTTGAAAAACGTGCCATGGTTAAAGGAACCCTGGGACAATATTAA
- a CDS encoding ABC transporter ATP-binding protein translates to MSPNNTKTSKSSTNRPRAIGMGRRGGATPGEKPKNFWGSLKRLLGYLKPQLVPILFVVSFAILATIFMITAPKIIGNATNVLFEGIISKNMPENMTKEEAIQMLKLSGNDQIAEMIGPMNIIPGQGVDYNKLVQILLTLLVIYGLSALFNWLQQYMMAGVSQKSIYRLRKEVDNKLAKLPLKYFDSHSHGDILSRVTNDIDNIGRTLQQTLIQIITATVTIIGVIVMMLTISPLLTLIALTLIPLSLIVTMFIVKKSQKQFETQWDSTGKLNGHVEETYSGHNIVKVFNKQKEAKETFDHENSRLYQASFKSQFISGIIRPAIAFLNNLNYVLVSVIGGLRVANGMMTLGDVQAFIQYSRMFTQPIVQTANIINILQSTIASAERVFELLDEEDEVADPIDPIELSEVEGRIAFENVSFSYDPRKPLIEGMNLTVQPGENVAIVGPTGAGKTTLVNLLMRFYDVTGGRITLDGIDIRQMRRSDLRKNFGMVLQDTWLFGGTIKENIAYGKEDASDEEIIQAAKAAYVDHFVRTLPHGYNTIIDEEASNLSQGQRQLITIARAFLADPKILILDEATSSVDTRTETLIQQAMEKLMRGRTSFIIAHRLSTIRDADIILVMDHGSIVETGNHGELMKNKGFYYNLYMSQFSGIDLKKQLKDSKTSEEHTASVKS, encoded by the coding sequence ATGAGTCCCAATAACACAAAAACTTCTAAAAGTTCAACCAATCGACCTAGGGCGATAGGAATGGGAAGGCGAGGAGGAGCAACTCCTGGGGAAAAACCAAAAAATTTTTGGGGTTCCTTAAAAAGATTACTTGGATATTTAAAACCTCAATTAGTGCCTATTTTGTTCGTTGTTTCTTTTGCCATTCTAGCTACAATCTTTATGATAACAGCCCCTAAGATAATAGGGAACGCCACCAATGTGTTATTTGAAGGTATAATTAGCAAAAATATGCCTGAAAATATGACAAAAGAAGAAGCTATACAAATGCTTAAACTCTCAGGGAACGATCAAATTGCAGAAATGATTGGGCCAATGAACATAATTCCAGGCCAGGGAGTGGATTATAACAAACTCGTACAAATCTTATTAACCCTTTTAGTAATTTACGGATTATCAGCCCTTTTCAATTGGCTTCAGCAATATATGATGGCGGGTGTCTCGCAAAAATCCATCTATCGGCTCAGAAAAGAAGTTGACAACAAACTGGCAAAACTTCCACTTAAATATTTTGATAGTCATTCCCACGGTGATATTCTCAGTAGAGTGACCAACGATATTGATAACATAGGAAGAACGCTTCAACAAACGTTAATACAGATCATAACAGCTACTGTTACTATAATCGGTGTCATCGTTATGATGTTAACGATAAGTCCTTTGCTCACCTTAATAGCCTTGACGCTGATTCCTTTATCTCTAATTGTAACAATGTTCATCGTAAAAAAATCTCAGAAACAATTTGAAACGCAGTGGGACAGCACGGGAAAACTCAACGGTCATGTAGAAGAAACATATTCAGGTCATAACATTGTAAAAGTTTTCAACAAACAAAAAGAAGCTAAAGAAACATTCGATCACGAAAATTCTAGATTATACCAAGCAAGTTTCAAATCTCAATTCATATCAGGTATAATAAGACCTGCCATAGCTTTTCTAAACAATCTTAACTACGTACTTGTCAGTGTTATTGGTGGACTTAGAGTAGCTAACGGTATGATGACACTTGGGGATGTACAAGCATTTATACAGTATTCAAGAATGTTCACGCAACCGATAGTTCAAACAGCCAATATTATAAATATTTTACAATCAACTATCGCTTCTGCAGAAAGAGTATTTGAACTCTTAGATGAAGAAGACGAAGTTGCTGATCCAATCGATCCTATAGAATTATCTGAAGTAGAAGGAAGAATAGCGTTTGAAAACGTATCTTTCAGTTATGACCCTAGAAAACCTTTGATAGAAGGAATGAACTTAACCGTTCAACCTGGGGAAAACGTCGCGATAGTAGGACCAACAGGTGCTGGAAAAACGACACTTGTAAACCTCTTGATGAGATTCTACGATGTCACAGGTGGAAGAATCACCTTGGATGGTATTGACATTAGACAAATGAGAAGATCGGATCTCAGAAAAAACTTTGGTATGGTGCTTCAAGACACCTGGCTATTTGGAGGCACGATAAAGGAAAATATCGCATACGGTAAAGAAGATGCATCTGATGAAGAGATCATCCAAGCTGCTAAAGCGGCGTATGTAGATCATTTCGTCAGAACCTTACCGCATGGCTACAACACAATAATAGATGAGGAAGCCTCGAACCTTTCACAAGGTCAAAGACAATTAATAACAATCGCAAGGGCTTTCCTTGCAGACCCCAAAATTTTAATTTTGGATGAGGCAACAAGTTCTGTAGACACTCGTACAGAAACATTAATACAACAAGCTATGGAAAAACTGATGAGAGGGCGTACAAGCTTTATCATTGCTCATAGATTATCTACGATCAGAGATGCGGATATAATCTTAGTAATGGATCACGGTTCCATTGTCGAAACTGGAAATCACGGAGAACTCATGAAAAATAAAGGTTTTTACTACAATCTTTATATGAGTCAATTTTCAGGAATTGATTTGAAAAAACAACTTAAAGACTCAAAAACATCAGAGGAACATACAGCATCTGTCAAAAGCTAA
- a CDS encoding MarR family winged helix-turn-helix transcriptional regulator: MKDQQLCTENFPFDELDPSTINVVQQFFQVMNLQRQLNFKIMAEKDVYPGQGVCLWHIWKNPGISQTHLAKLMNVAPPTVSLILKRLEKMELILRQSDPNDMRTLQIYLTEKGEEEIKNLKTSFSKIVRYSFEGLSDEELNTFNELLKKISNNLSKHLHKGEDQG, encoded by the coding sequence ATGAAAGACCAACAACTTTGCACTGAAAATTTCCCTTTTGATGAACTCGATCCATCAACGATCAACGTTGTCCAACAATTCTTTCAAGTAATGAACCTGCAAAGACAGTTAAATTTTAAGATCATGGCAGAAAAAGATGTCTATCCTGGGCAAGGAGTTTGTTTATGGCACATTTGGAAAAATCCTGGAATAAGTCAAACACATCTTGCAAAGCTCATGAACGTAGCTCCTCCAACCGTTTCGTTGATTCTTAAAAGGCTGGAGAAAATGGAGCTTATCCTCCGCCAATCTGATCCTAATGATATGCGTACTCTGCAGATCTATTTAACTGAAAAAGGAGAAGAAGAAATTAAAAATTTAAAAACATCCTTTTCAAAGATCGTTAGATACAGCTTTGAAGGTTTATCAGATGAAGAACTCAACACATTTAACGAGTTACTAAAAAAAATATCCAACAACCTATCAAAACATTTACATAAGGGAGAAGATCAAGGATGA
- a CDS encoding enolase C-terminal domain-like protein produces MKERKRDVYYWQERTILKNLNIEWQEHAMFKFIDKQGIQGVGAATPNYYFGETFKTTMAILEMIRDLFEMEDDIENIPNIEEKINEKIKRDNSSKTAVFLAIFDYLTSKYNYDPTKLLFPNKKSISQESLFRIFWKKGINIFNLLPEIQNDGEIIKIEFLEKPSLSELEKTMKLFKSKKLWIDLKGLFSQHEIRHILKLLKHSEILALEQPTPKYKENTLGNLHIPYPIFWDESIEQPEDIIRVSNIATGIVLDITKVGGLTNLKKHYDLANTLNLETVISTRIEHPINLNWSNKIKNAFDIIDLNIDHYIANS; encoded by the coding sequence ATGAAAGAAAGAAAAAGAGACGTATATTACTGGCAAGAAAGAACTATCCTAAAAAATTTAAATATAGAATGGCAAGAGCATGCTATGTTTAAATTCATAGACAAACAAGGTATTCAAGGGGTTGGAGCGGCAACTCCAAATTATTATTTTGGTGAAACGTTTAAAACTACCATGGCTATATTGGAAATGATTAGAGATCTATTTGAAATGGAAGATGATATTGAAAACATACCCAACATTGAAGAAAAAATCAATGAAAAGATAAAAAGAGACAACTCTTCAAAAACCGCTGTTTTTTTAGCGATTTTTGATTACCTAACAAGCAAGTACAATTATGACCCTACAAAATTACTTTTCCCCAATAAAAAAAGTATCTCACAAGAATCTCTCTTTAGAATTTTTTGGAAAAAAGGCATCAATATCTTTAATCTACTCCCTGAAATTCAAAATGATGGGGAGATTATAAAGATAGAGTTCTTAGAAAAGCCATCTCTCTCAGAACTTGAAAAAACCATGAAACTTTTTAAAAGTAAAAAACTTTGGATCGACCTCAAAGGATTATTTTCCCAACACGAAATTAGACACATCCTAAAACTTCTGAAACACTCTGAAATATTAGCTTTAGAACAGCCAACACCGAAGTATAAAGAAAATACTTTAGGCAACCTACACATACCTTACCCAATTTTTTGGGATGAATCAATCGAGCAACCTGAAGATATAATCAGAGTATCAAATATTGCTACAGGGATCGTCTTAGACATCACCAAAGTTGGTGGATTAACCAACTTAAAAAAACACTACGACTTAGCCAACACGCTCAACTTGGAAACAGTGATATCCACAAGAATAGAACACCCCATAAATCTAAACTGGTCTAACAAAATAAAAAACGCATTCGATATAATAGATTTGAATATAGACCATTATATTGCAAATTCCTAA
- a CDS encoding 2-oxoisovalerate dehydrogenase, with protein MKVKEIIFIVEEDPESGYNARALGELIFTEGSSLDELKENIKDAIKCHFDKEEDIPDIIRLHIVKEETFTYV; from the coding sequence ATGAAAGTCAAGGAAATAATATTTATAGTGGAAGAAGATCCAGAAAGCGGATATAACGCTAGGGCTTTGGGAGAATTAATCTTTACAGAAGGATCTTCCTTAGATGAGCTTAAAGAAAATATTAAAGATGCCATAAAATGTCACTTTGATAAAGAAGAAGATATTCCCGATATTATAAGATTGCATATTGTGAAAGAAGAGACATTCACATATGTCTAA
- a CDS encoding ABC transporter ATP-binding protein produces the protein MRTILNKYLKKYYKEVILALVLLTVQAVSNLYLPNLNADIINNGVAKGDLPYIMQAGGKMLLFSLLLVGAAVGATFFASRISAKFAHDLRRDLYYKVMSFSQNDIDKFGTASLITRNTNDVYQIQMLVLIMLNVMILAPIMAIGGAIMAIRQDVVLSTSLLVIIPLMGIVVFFLMRKAIPLFRSMQIKLDNVNRVLREKLMGVRVIRAFVKEKSEEKRFDKVNSDLTQTAIKVNRLLALGIPLLMLIMNLSTVSILWFGSMRIDSGAMPIGNLTAFLTYIMEILISIMMAMMMFVMWPRAEASADRIKEVLETEPTINEPDNPVILKSKEGTVSFKNVTFKYEGAEKPVLRNISFEAKPGKTTAIVGGTGSGKSTLINLIPRFYEVTDGKIEIDGVDIKEMSMENLRDLLGFVPQKAYLFSGTISSNLAYGKKDATEEEMWHALEIAQAKDFVEELPDKLQAPVDQGGMNFSGGQRQRLSIARAIVKKPKIYIFDDSFSALDNRTDANLREALKEEAKNATVIIVAQRVSTILNADLIIVLNDDGTIGGQGKHSELMQSCEVYRELVKSQLPEEETA, from the coding sequence ATGAGAACTATACTAAACAAATATCTAAAAAAGTATTATAAAGAAGTAATTTTGGCATTGGTGTTACTCACTGTCCAAGCCGTATCAAACTTATACTTACCAAACTTAAATGCAGACATTATAAACAACGGCGTTGCCAAAGGAGACCTCCCTTATATAATGCAGGCGGGAGGAAAGATGTTGTTATTTTCCTTATTACTCGTTGGTGCTGCTGTAGGGGCGACATTTTTTGCCTCAAGAATCTCTGCAAAATTTGCACATGACTTACGCAGAGATCTTTACTACAAGGTGATGAGTTTCTCTCAAAACGATATAGACAAGTTTGGAACCGCATCACTAATAACGAGAAACACGAATGATGTATACCAAATTCAGATGTTGGTATTAATAATGTTGAATGTTATGATTCTTGCACCCATAATGGCAATAGGTGGCGCTATTATGGCTATTCGTCAAGACGTTGTCCTTTCTACTTCACTTCTAGTGATAATTCCATTGATGGGAATCGTTGTATTTTTTCTAATGCGCAAGGCAATTCCACTATTTAGAAGCATGCAAATAAAGCTCGATAACGTCAACCGTGTTCTACGTGAAAAATTAATGGGCGTACGCGTCATCAGAGCTTTCGTGAAAGAAAAAAGTGAAGAAAAAAGATTCGATAAAGTTAATAGCGACTTAACTCAAACCGCCATAAAAGTAAACAGATTATTAGCATTAGGTATTCCTCTTCTAATGCTCATCATGAACCTTTCAACCGTTAGCATTCTCTGGTTTGGCTCAATGCGAATAGACAGTGGGGCAATGCCAATAGGCAACTTGACAGCCTTCTTAACCTATATAATGGAAATACTCATATCAATAATGATGGCGATGATGATGTTTGTCATGTGGCCTCGTGCAGAAGCATCTGCCGATCGTATCAAAGAGGTATTAGAAACTGAACCTACAATTAATGAACCAGACAATCCTGTTATTTTAAAAAGTAAAGAAGGTACTGTATCTTTTAAAAATGTGACATTCAAATACGAAGGTGCTGAGAAACCCGTACTAAGAAACATTTCTTTTGAAGCTAAACCAGGCAAAACTACCGCAATTGTAGGTGGTACCGGAAGCGGTAAAAGCACTCTTATAAACTTGATCCCACGCTTTTACGAAGTTACCGATGGAAAGATAGAAATCGACGGTGTAGATATTAAAGAAATGTCGATGGAAAATCTTAGAGACTTACTAGGTTTTGTACCTCAAAAAGCTTATCTATTCAGTGGAACAATTTCTTCCAATCTAGCATATGGTAAGAAAGATGCAACGGAAGAAGAAATGTGGCATGCTTTAGAAATAGCCCAAGCGAAAGATTTTGTAGAAGAATTACCTGACAAACTACAAGCTCCAGTTGATCAAGGAGGAATGAACTTCTCCGGTGGTCAAAGGCAACGTTTATCAATTGCAAGGGCAATTGTCAAAAAACCAAAGATCTATATATTCGACGATAGCTTCTCAGCATTGGATAATCGAACCGATGCCAACCTTCGGGAAGCCCTAAAGGAAGAGGCTAAAAATGCCACAGTTATAATAGTAGCTCAAAGGGTGAGTACCATACTTAATGCAGACTTAATAATCGTTCTAAACGACGACGGAACAATAGGAGGGCAAGGAAAACATTCAGAACTTATGCAATCATGTGAAGTATATAGAGAGCTTGTAAAATCCCAGTTACCAGAGGAGGAAACCGCATGA
- a CDS encoding ABC transporter ATP-binding protein: MPLTFFFIANPYILRYMIDEVIFQNKFSLLLPSMLAYLTVVVGQVILGFFENYYASASEADVIKNEQLTLYEKVQKIPSAYSSDSQIGDFLARITSDINEIANFLVLTKPVIILNIIDVFIILIVLSTFSWQLTLLVIATIPLYYWILNHFNKRLLDASKKERKEYSKVMESLREKIEGINIIKLFVKEPLFHKKLEKDTEDWRKEKRKYAWNITGLDQGMIFVITITTPLVIGLGGYMVMSDIITIGSLMAFYSFSSWLYNPLRMINEQLAQLQRGDSLAERFFEILDMPEEEGDGIYLFPENYDVEYKNISFKYRDEIVLKNINLFFGKNEKVALVGTSGSGKSTMVSLLVRLYDPTNGKILLGNKNIIDYKLQEIREKIKLVRGNEPLFNMTVKENIMLDDEFTEEEFMKAVKKAKVDKFIGLLYEGYDTVVRERGSKLSDGQRQRVAIARALIREPKVLILDEATSGVDSQTEEEIFDELKEYKMTLIIISHRLSTIRKANKVILLKDGEIKGEGVHEELLKNSPIYKEIIESQLVV, translated from the coding sequence ATTCCACTTACGTTTTTTTTCATAGCCAATCCCTATATCTTGAGATACATGATCGATGAAGTTATATTTCAAAACAAGTTTTCTCTTCTCTTACCTTCCATGTTGGCGTATTTAACTGTGGTAGTAGGCCAAGTGATTCTAGGCTTTTTTGAAAATTATTACGCAAGTGCAAGTGAAGCAGATGTGATAAAGAATGAACAATTGACTTTATATGAAAAAGTTCAAAAGATTCCTTCTGCTTACTCCTCAGACAGCCAAATTGGAGATTTTCTTGCCAGAATCACATCTGATATAAATGAAATAGCCAACTTTCTCGTACTAACAAAACCCGTGATAATATTAAACATCATCGATGTTTTCATTATTTTAATTGTTTTATCAACTTTTAGTTGGCAGCTTACTTTGTTAGTTATTGCAACGATACCGTTATATTACTGGATATTAAACCATTTCAATAAAAGATTATTAGATGCTTCAAAGAAGGAAAGAAAAGAATACAGCAAGGTCATGGAAAGTCTGAGAGAAAAGATTGAAGGGATCAATATTATAAAGTTATTCGTGAAAGAACCGCTTTTTCATAAGAAATTAGAAAAGGATACCGAGGATTGGAGAAAGGAAAAGAGAAAGTACGCTTGGAATATTACCGGTTTAGATCAAGGGATGATTTTTGTAATAACGATAACGACTCCATTAGTAATAGGTTTAGGTGGTTATATGGTGATGTCTGATATCATTACAATTGGTAGTTTAATGGCTTTTTATTCCTTTTCAAGCTGGTTGTATAACCCTTTGAGGATGATCAATGAGCAACTAGCCCAATTACAAAGAGGAGACTCATTGGCAGAAAGATTCTTTGAAATCCTTGATATGCCTGAAGAGGAAGGTGATGGTATATATCTTTTCCCTGAGAATTACGATGTCGAATACAAAAACATCTCATTCAAATACAGAGACGAGATAGTTTTGAAAAACATAAATCTCTTCTTTGGAAAAAACGAAAAGGTAGCCTTGGTAGGAACAAGTGGATCCGGCAAAAGTACGATGGTGAGTCTTCTTGTGAGATTATATGATCCCACAAACGGTAAAATACTATTAGGGAATAAAAACATAATAGATTACAAATTACAAGAAATCAGAGAAAAGATAAAGCTAGTCAGAGGTAACGAACCTTTATTCAACATGACGGTCAAAGAAAACATAATGTTGGATGATGAATTCACTGAAGAGGAATTCATGAAAGCCGTAAAGAAAGCGAAGGTAGATAAATTCATAGGACTTTTATATGAAGGATACGACACAGTAGTTAGAGAAAGAGGAAGTAAGTTATCGGATGGGCAAAGGCAGAGAGTAGCGATAGCAAGAGCATTGATAAGGGAACCAAAGGTATTGATACTGGATGAAGCAACGTCAGGGGTAGATTCTCAAACAGAAGAAGAAATATTCGATGAATTGAAAGAGTACAAGATGACTTTGATAATAATATCCCACAGATTGTCAACGATAAGAAAGGCTAACAAAGTGATACTGTTGAAAGATGGAGAGATAAAAGGAGAAGGAGTACATGAAGAGTTATTAAAAAATTCTCCCATTTACAAAGAAATAATAGAAAGTCAGTTGGTTGTATGA
- a CDS encoding nicotinate phosphoribosyltransferase, which produces MDLNDANKRLHPKLFKVPIDKIRMGYYTDKYFTRYVEVLKKDKKKVEVTYQFFPRSDCVVVGIDEALALLTYGTGYYKDEEKAKEIFDEILAIERSIQDASTRMDKEDLLNCTNKKWDLRMTLNSLWVDKWNEIEVLALNDGDEAKKMEPVFVIKGNPAFFGHLETLLLGVMARATSTATAVKKVVAAARGKPILFFSARFDHFWVQTTDGYAALKAGAFGVSTDANADYWGAESLGTIPHALIAAYNGNTSAASIAFNKHIDGHVNRMVLVDWDNDVIGTTIKVAKEFYEHIYGEKPNIDRGDLSKIVGEGKDKIWAVRFDTSGSLRDKSVIPKDKSSLGVNPEMVWRARRRFDELGMNALKIMVSGGFNQEKIDLFETLEVPVDLYGVGSSLLKQKIDFTADIVEVDGKPCAKVGRKKGDFSRLKVVEKNYWE; this is translated from the coding sequence ATGGATTTAAATGATGCTAATAAAAGATTACATCCAAAGCTCTTCAAGGTACCCATAGACAAAATAAGAATGGGGTACTACACCGACAAGTATTTCACAAGGTATGTAGAAGTCCTAAAAAAAGACAAGAAAAAAGTAGAAGTAACATATCAATTTTTTCCAAGGTCAGATTGTGTAGTAGTTGGAATAGATGAAGCCCTAGCTCTTTTAACCTATGGAACAGGTTACTACAAAGATGAAGAAAAGGCTAAAGAGATTTTTGATGAAATATTAGCTATAGAAAGGTCGATACAAGACGCCTCTACACGAATGGACAAAGAAGACCTTCTAAATTGTACAAATAAAAAATGGGACCTTAGAATGACACTAAACAGTTTATGGGTTGATAAATGGAATGAGATAGAAGTACTTGCTTTGAATGATGGAGACGAAGCAAAGAAGATGGAGCCTGTGTTCGTAATCAAAGGCAATCCTGCCTTTTTTGGACATTTGGAAACGCTTCTGTTAGGGGTGATGGCAAGGGCTACCAGCACAGCAACCGCTGTAAAGAAAGTTGTAGCCGCTGCCAGAGGAAAGCCGATTCTATTTTTTAGTGCAAGATTCGACCATTTTTGGGTTCAAACAACTGATGGCTATGCAGCTTTGAAAGCTGGGGCCTTTGGAGTATCAACGGACGCAAATGCTGATTATTGGGGAGCTGAATCTCTTGGGACCATCCCTCATGCTTTAATTGCGGCGTATAATGGAAACACGTCAGCAGCATCCATTGCTTTCAACAAACATATAGATGGGCATGTAAATAGAATGGTGTTAGTAGATTGGGACAACGATGTTATTGGAACCACCATCAAAGTAGCAAAAGAGTTTTACGAACACATATACGGTGAAAAACCCAATATTGATAGAGGGGATTTGTCCAAGATAGTTGGTGAAGGAAAAGACAAAATCTGGGCTGTTAGATTTGACACATCTGGATCCTTAAGAGATAAATCTGTTATTCCCAAAGACAAATCGTCTTTAGGGGTTAACCCGGAGATGGTCTGGAGGGCAAGAAGAAGATTCGATGAATTAGGAATGAACGCTTTAAAAATAATGGTCTCAGGGGGATTTAACCAAGAAAAAATAGACCTATTTGAAACCCTAGAAGTGCCTGTAGACCTTTATGGTGTGGGATCTTCCTTGCTTAAACAAAAAATTGACTTCACAGCAGATATAGTAGAAGTCGATGGTAAACCTTGCGCAAAAGTAGGAAGAAAAAAGGGAGACTTCTCACGATTAAAAGTCGTCGAAAAAAACTATTGGGAATAA